From a region of the Arachis ipaensis cultivar K30076 chromosome B09, Araip1.1, whole genome shotgun sequence genome:
- the LOC107616385 gene encoding uncharacterized protein LOC107616385 produces MDLYNRITDPRHHLNNFKSQMYLADASDATHCKALPTTLTKSVMKWLDNLPPRSVTGFDDLARKFLTRFSIQKNKVKHAPSLLEVKQEVRAKLRDYMERFNKACLEIQNLPTETVIMGLVNCLKKDRSLNPYPSETRLPCTKYKNGQKKYVNMEVNSQLSEPLSRFGLPYRPRKKEKEAKKKEEYNSEKPRRYHNYTSLRVSLVDVYREICHTEKLPPPRPIKHKKTRSRVEYSEYHKLYGHSTNDCYYLKNVIEKLAREG; encoded by the coding sequence ATGGATCTCTATAACAGAATAACTGATCCGAGGCACCATCTTAACAATTTCAAAAGCCAGATGTACTTGGCCGACGCCTCTGACGCTACTCATTGCAAAGCCCTCCCGACAACTCTGACCAAATCCGTGATGAAATGGCTTGATAATTTACCCCCCAGGTCGGTAACTGGTTTTGATGACCTGGCAAGGAAGTTTCTTACTAGATTCTCAATTCAGAAGAATAAGGTAAAGCATGCCCCGAGCTTACTAGAAGTTAAACAAGAAGTCAGAGCGAAGCTCCGagattacatggaaagattcaacaaagcatgcttggAGATTCAAAACCTACCTACTGAAACAGTGATAATGGGATTAGTTAATTGCCTTAAGAAGGACCGTTCTCTAAATCCATATCCAAGCGAAACCCGACTTCCTTGTACGAAGTACAAGAATGGGCAGAAAAAATACGTCAACATGGAGGTGAATTCTCAACTTAGTGAGCCTCTTTCGAGATTCGGCCTGCCCTACCGACCtcggaaaaaggagaaagaagctAAGAAAAAAGAGGAGTATAACTCAGAAAAGCCTCGAAGGTATCATAATTACACCTCACTCCGAGTTTCTCTTGTAGACGTTTACAGGGAGATATGTCACACCGAGAAACTTCCACCTCCTCGACCAATCAAACACAAAAAAACTAGAAGTCGGGTGGAATACTCTGAGTACCATAAGCTTTACGGGCATTCTACCAATGActgttattatttaaaaaatgtcATTGAAAAGTTGGCCAGAGAAGGCTAA